Proteins encoded in a region of the Zea mays cultivar B73 chromosome 4, Zm-B73-REFERENCE-NAM-5.0, whole genome shotgun sequence genome:
- the LOC606439 gene encoding embryo surrounding region 6 precursor yields the protein MPSYKKLVIVGFALTLLLVSFGMDASAKLCSTTMDLLICGGAIPGAVNQACDDTCRNKGYTGGGFCNMKIQRCVCRKPCALEEQTEARAGDEAAGGAGDMMSRTMAD from the exons ATGCCGTCCTACAAGAAACTAGTGATCGTTGGCTTCGCCTTAACCTTGCTCCTTGTGTCATTCG GAATGGATGCGTCTGCAAAACTGTGCAGTACGACAATGGATTTACTCATATGCGGCGGAGCAATCCCAGGCGCCGTGAACCAGGCATGCGATGACACATGCAGAAACAAGGGCTACACAGGTGGCGGCTTTTGCAACATGAAAATACAACGCTGTGTTTGTCGCAAGCCGTGTGCACTGGAGGAACAAACAGAGGCGCGCGCCGGAGACGAAGCAGCCGGCGGCGCTGGAGATATGATGAGCCGGACGATGGCAGATTGA